Proteins encoded together in one Chaetodon auriga isolate fChaAug3 chromosome 20, fChaAug3.hap1, whole genome shotgun sequence window:
- the LOC143338675 gene encoding uncharacterized protein LOC143338675 isoform X1: MKMSKIERLNARVEKLLCKAVQEVLEVVKETVSEYQEKTARTQRENQSLKRRLQELQDKFKLEGNGTVPQISPELHLMDQKQKEELEEDIELIPSDKDIAAICPSYSFEDLDCDASISSLATPCLSPRTVAAPHFGGGNLNNQRTVKTETDNGLSAPISNRVVAAATISESDPKMKVEPTSDEDAVYTTNHLYDDADPSIPSSHRLTLEHPQVNSGPYRQSGVVFSLDQNGLEEPLSQRFGSTEKQHTTQTTAAGSASKAFQRNVRKHYSCSLCGRTFRHAGDYKKHSRVHTGEKPYCCSVCGKRFSQSGYLTVHLRYHTGEKPFGCSHCGKSFSHSSNMKKHQQTHL; encoded by the exons ATGAAGATGTCCAAAATCGAGCGCCTGAACGCCCGAGTGGAAAAGCTGCTGTGTAAAGCTGTGCAGGAGGTTCTGGAGGTGGTGAAAGAGACTGTGTCAGAGTACCAGGAGAAAACTGCCAGAACACAGAGGGAGAACCAGAGTCtgaagaggaggctgcaggagctgcaggataAGTTCAAACTGGAAGGCAATG GAACTGTGCCCCAGATTTCCCCTGAGCTGCATCTCATGgatcagaaacagaaagaagagctggaggaggacatTGAACTCATCCCCTCTGATAAGGACATCGCAGCGATTTGTCCCTCATATTCATTTGAAGACCTTGATTGTGACGCATCCATCTCATCATTAGCCACCCCCTGTCTCTCCCCCAGAACTGTGGCGGCACCACATTTCGGTGGCGGTAACTTGAACAATCAAAGAACTGTTAAGACAGAGACTGATAATGGATTGTCGGCACCAATTTCAAACCGTGTTGTCGCTGCAGCCACAATCTCTGAAAGTGATCCGAAAATGAAGGTAGAGCCTACATCAGATGAAGACGCCGTGTACACCACAAATCACCTCTATGATGATGCTGATCCAAGCATTCCCTCCTCACACAGACTAACCCTGGAACATCCTCAAGTCAATTCAGGACCCTACAGACAGTCAGGCGTTGTCTTCAGCCTGGACCAAAATGGCTTAGAAGAGCCACTATCTCAGAGATTTGGCagtacagaaaaacaacacaccactCAAACGACAGCGGCTGGTTCAGCCTCTAAAGCGTTCCAGAGAAACGTCCGAAAACACTACAGCTGCTCGCTCTGCGGCCGCACCTTCAGACATGCGGGCGACTACAAGAAGCACAGCAGGGTGCACACAGGGGAGAAGCCGTACTGCTGCTCGGTGTGCGGGAAGAGGTTCAGTCAGTCGGGCTACCTGACAGTGCACCTGCGCTACCACACGGGAGAGAAGCCGTTCGGCTGCAGTCACTGCGGCAAAAGTTTTAGTCACTCGAGTAACATGAAGAAACACCAGCAAACCCATCTGTGA
- the pkmyt1 gene encoding membrane-associated tyrosine- and threonine-specific cdc2-inhibitory kinase yields the protein MSVAVETTVSRVSLPLPTHFSHAEQSFSLKKRRLPFSSSSASSTSYSSPARHSHSLPPLPPSKGCPPLSRVFPQHPSPWTPLSCSLSKSPPPNSIYDPGKKQSYFNQCFTNLGLLGRGSFGEVYKVQSNRDGHQYAVKRSAHRFRGSSERNRSVREARNHERLCPHPHLLHFVAAWEECGRLYIQTELCSTSLLLHAENQPPGPDESAAWAYLCDLLSALQHLHSHGFVHLDLKPANVLMTESGRLKLGDFGLLLELKQKSTEPVEGKVKEDGQEGDPRYMAPELLHGEYGPAADVFSLGVSILELACNIEVPNGGEGWQQLRQGCLPSEFTSSLSAELQTVLRKMLAPEPSERPTVSELLALPSVWKHRWKRRIYLLVAESALKLVALCQLFVCFGCRLLSSLHLSSLPHWTKPAPCTPPKDSWDRDLTLPLSAMHADSDSPEDDAVFLLEPTDPELSPTFLNRVKSRFSVESTSTPLPGSQTHSHRSPQHTPTHSDLGDWSSCNLAHTPSTIYSNGSCHTVTPSASPMHTENSTCSLYSSPAKSSQRRGRSFIRAEESLPRPNFEPKNLLSLFEETTP from the exons ATGTCAGTGGCAGTAGAAACCACAGTGTCCAGggtctctctcccccttccgACCCACTTCTCCCACGCAGAGCAGTCCTTCTCCCTCAAAAAGCGCCGTCTCCCTTTTTCCTCGTCGTCTGCGTCCAGCACATCTTACTCTTCGCCTGCCAGGCACTCACATTCTCTGCCCCCACTGCCACCTTCCAAGGGATGTCCCCCTCTCAGCAGGGTGTTCCCCCAGCATCCGTCCCCCTGGACACCCCTGTCTTGTTCCCTTAGTAAGTCTCCCCCTCCAAATTCTATATACGATCCAGGCAAAAAGCAGTCCTATTTTAATCAGTGTTTCACGAATTTGGGCCTGCTGGGAAGAGGATCTTTCGGAGAGGTGTACAAG GTACAAAGCAACCGGGACGGCCACCAATATGCAGTCAAGCGCTCCGCTCATCGCTTCAGGGGCAGCAGTGAGAGGAACCGGAGCGTGAGGGAAGCCAGGAATCATGAGCGCCTGTGtcctcatcctcacctcctGCATTTTGTGGCAGCCTGGGAGGAGTGTGGCCGACTATACATTCAGACAGAGCTGTGTAGCACCAGCTTGCTGCTCCATGCTGAGAACCAGCCTCCAGGCCCAG ATGAGTCTGCAGCATGGGCCTACCTGTGCGACCTCCTCTCAGCACTACAACACTTACACTCTCATGGTTTTGTGCATCTGGACCTCAAGCCTGCTAACGTCCTTATGACTGAGTCTGGACGTCTCAAGCTTGGAGACTTCGGGCTGTTGCTTGAGCTCAAACAAAAGAGTACAGAGCCTGTAGAGGGAAAAGTGAAAGAGGATGGCCAGGAGGGAGATCCCAGGTACATGGCCCCTGAGCTGCTCCATGGGGAGTATGGacctgctgcagatgttttcag TTTGGGTGTTTCTATTCTGGAGCTTGCCTGTAATATTGAGGTTCCAAATGGTGGAGAGGGCTGGCAACAGCTCAGACAAGGCTGCCTTCCCTCAGAGTTTACCAGCA GCCTGTCAGCTGAGCTTCAGACAGTACTGCGGAAGATGCTGGCCCCAGAACCATCTGAGAGGCCGACAGTCTCTGAGCTTCTCGCACTCCCCTCTGTTTGGAAACACCGGTGGAAAAGGCGCATCTATCTATTGGTTGCAGAGAGCGCACTGAAACTGGTCGCCCTCTGTCAG CTGTTCGTGTGCTTTGGGTGTAGACTCTTGTCTTCCCTTCacttgtcctctctccctcattgGACCAAGCCAGCGCCCTGCACTCCTCCAAAAGATAGCTGGGACAGGGATTTAACCCTGCCTCTCAGCGCCATGCATGCCGACTCAGATAGCCCAGAGGATgatgcagtgtttctgttggaGCCCACAGACCCAGAGCTCTCCCCCACTTTCTTGAACAG GGTCAAATCCAGATTTTCTGTGGAAAGCACATCCACTCCTCTCCCAggttcacagacacacagtcatcGAAGTCCtcaacacacacccactcactcaGATCTGGGTGATTGGTCCTCCTGTAACTTAGCACACACCCCCTCCACCATCTACTCAAATGGTTCCTGCCACACAGTGACACCCAGTGCGAGCCCCATGCACACAGAAAACTCCACATGCAGCCTATATTCTTCACCCGCCAAGTCCTCGCAGCGACGTGGTCGCAGCTTCATCCGAGCGGAGGAGTCTTTACCCCGACCCAACTTTGAACCAAAGAACCTGCTCAGTCTGTTTGAGGAAACAACTCCATGA
- the LOC143338675 gene encoding uncharacterized protein LOC143338675 isoform X2, with product MSKIERLNARVEKLLCKAVQEVLEVVKETVSEYQEKTARTQRENQSLKRRLQELQDKFKLEGNGTVPQISPELHLMDQKQKEELEEDIELIPSDKDIAAICPSYSFEDLDCDASISSLATPCLSPRTVAAPHFGGGNLNNQRTVKTETDNGLSAPISNRVVAAATISESDPKMKVEPTSDEDAVYTTNHLYDDADPSIPSSHRLTLEHPQVNSGPYRQSGVVFSLDQNGLEEPLSQRFGSTEKQHTTQTTAAGSASKAFQRNVRKHYSCSLCGRTFRHAGDYKKHSRVHTGEKPYCCSVCGKRFSQSGYLTVHLRYHTGEKPFGCSHCGKSFSHSSNMKKHQQTHL from the exons ATGTCCAAAATCGAGCGCCTGAACGCCCGAGTGGAAAAGCTGCTGTGTAAAGCTGTGCAGGAGGTTCTGGAGGTGGTGAAAGAGACTGTGTCAGAGTACCAGGAGAAAACTGCCAGAACACAGAGGGAGAACCAGAGTCtgaagaggaggctgcaggagctgcaggataAGTTCAAACTGGAAGGCAATG GAACTGTGCCCCAGATTTCCCCTGAGCTGCATCTCATGgatcagaaacagaaagaagagctggaggaggacatTGAACTCATCCCCTCTGATAAGGACATCGCAGCGATTTGTCCCTCATATTCATTTGAAGACCTTGATTGTGACGCATCCATCTCATCATTAGCCACCCCCTGTCTCTCCCCCAGAACTGTGGCGGCACCACATTTCGGTGGCGGTAACTTGAACAATCAAAGAACTGTTAAGACAGAGACTGATAATGGATTGTCGGCACCAATTTCAAACCGTGTTGTCGCTGCAGCCACAATCTCTGAAAGTGATCCGAAAATGAAGGTAGAGCCTACATCAGATGAAGACGCCGTGTACACCACAAATCACCTCTATGATGATGCTGATCCAAGCATTCCCTCCTCACACAGACTAACCCTGGAACATCCTCAAGTCAATTCAGGACCCTACAGACAGTCAGGCGTTGTCTTCAGCCTGGACCAAAATGGCTTAGAAGAGCCACTATCTCAGAGATTTGGCagtacagaaaaacaacacaccactCAAACGACAGCGGCTGGTTCAGCCTCTAAAGCGTTCCAGAGAAACGTCCGAAAACACTACAGCTGCTCGCTCTGCGGCCGCACCTTCAGACATGCGGGCGACTACAAGAAGCACAGCAGGGTGCACACAGGGGAGAAGCCGTACTGCTGCTCGGTGTGCGGGAAGAGGTTCAGTCAGTCGGGCTACCTGACAGTGCACCTGCGCTACCACACGGGAGAGAAGCCGTTCGGCTGCAGTCACTGCGGCAAAAGTTTTAGTCACTCGAGTAACATGAAGAAACACCAGCAAACCCATCTGTGA